The following proteins come from a genomic window of Solea solea chromosome 3, fSolSol10.1, whole genome shotgun sequence:
- the serpine1 gene encoding plasminogen activator inhibitor 1 has product MKMADFNSSRKERVKLKHQTSNITDLQKQPTTRMHCVYVFLLLTLSRAALGSLQDKQTDFGLKVFLQLSQDSADTNMAFSPYGAASVLSMAQLGAAGNTRKALTSAMGFSLKERGMSRQQRLLQRDVSSEEGVEIASGVMVERKMSLEKGFRRALAKAFQTHPHQVDFTKPDQALGIINSWVSDHTAGAIPEFLTSGSLSDETRLVLLNALHFQALWKVPFDPRLTQERMFHCANGSTVPVHMMRLTNYYNYGEFVSSDGVDYDVIEVPYEGDSLSMLLVSPFEPEVPLSALGADLSAQRIHQWRAELRRVKRQLAMPRFTLNSEVNMKTALINMGLGDMFNLASADFTRITTEERLCVSKVLQKVKIEVNERGTKGAAATAAVMFSRMAVEEITLDRPFLFLIQHKHTGALLFMGQYNQPQQQ; this is encoded by the exons ActttaacagcagcagaaaagagagagtgaagctcaaacatcaaacatcaaacatcacaGACCTACAAAAACAACCAACCACAAG GATGCATTGTGTGTACGTGTTCCTGTTGCTGACCCTGAGCAGAGCGGCGCTGGGCTCCCTCCAGGACAAACAGACTGACTTCGGCCTGAAGGTCTTCTTGCAGCTGAGTCAGGACTCCGCCGACACAAACATGGCCTTCTCCCCGTACGGTGCCGCCTCCGTTCTGTCCATGGCTCAGCTCGGCGCTGCTGGAAACACCCGCAAGGCCTTGACCTCTGCCATGGGCTTCTCTCTGAAAG AAAGAGGGATGTCACGGCAGCAGAGACTCCTGCAGCGGGATGTGTCCAGCGAGGAGGGCGTGGAGATCGCCAGCGGGGTGATGGTGGAGAGGAAGATGAGCCTGGAGAAGGGATTCAGGCGAGCTCTGGCCAAGGCCTTCCAGACCCACCCTCACCAGGTGGACTTTACCAAACCAGACCAGGCACTCGGCATCATCAACTCATGGGTGTCGGACCACACTGCAG GTGCTATTCCTGAGTTCTTGACATCTGGATCTCTCTCTGATGAGACCCGCCTGGTCCTCCTCAATGCTCTCCACTTCCAGGCCCTTTGGAAAGTCCCCTTTGACCCCAGACTGACCCAGGAGAGGATGTTTCACTGTGCCAACGGCAGCACAGTGCCGGTGCACATGATGAGACTCaccaactactacaactacg GTGAGTTTGTCTCTTCTGACGGAGTGGACTATGACGTCATCGAGGTCCCATACGAGGGCGACTCACTGAGCATGCTCCTGGTGTCCCCCTTCGAACCCGAGGTTCCCCTGAGCGCGCTCGGTGCGGATCTGAGCGCGCAGCGGATTCATCAGTGGAGAGCAGAGCTGAGGAGAGTGAAGAGGCAGCTGGCCATGCCCAG gTTTACTCTGAACTCGGAGGTGAATATGAAGACTGCGCTCATCAACATGGGTCTCGGAGACATGTTCAACTTGGCCAGTGCCGACTTCACGCGCATCACCA CTGAGGAAAGACTCTGTGTGTCGAAGGTCCTGCAGAAAGTCAAGATCGAGGTGAACGAGCGAGGAACTAagggagcagcagcaacag CTGCTGTCATGTTTTCACGTATGGCGGTGGAGGAGATCACTCTGGACCGacccttcctcttcctcatccagcacaaacacacag GTGCTCTTCTCTTCATGGGTCAGTACAACCAGCCGCAGCAGCAGTAA